One Saccharomycodes ludwigii strain NBRC 1722 chromosome VI, whole genome shotgun sequence DNA segment encodes these proteins:
- the NOC3 gene encoding Noc3p (similar to Saccharomyces cerevisiae YLR002C | NOC3 | NucleOlar Complex associated) produces the protein MASKRKSQNKIQSRTAKKRRQEDLLLSQNGFNDTDVTQSSTELTNNKRKHNRSTSSWDDEEQDYELKPRTLKGFENSGLQEGLPIKIDGKISRTVRERKEEKYEDEDEPEIEDTEEKDEDGEEEEEEEEEEEEEGTKAEADTEEKIIQLKEDIATLAENILEEPEENVESLTRLRKMTESKNPNTCKFSMLALVPVFKSIVPGYKIRPLTEMEKREKVSNDVAKLRRFEENLVANYIAYVDNLAKLVRVPNNEDPIKVNLGNLAAHAAGELTGSFSNFNHSTELLTLVIRRICKPAISKDPSAHKLINTLENLMYDDDEGNVTLEIVRILSKTVKTRNFNIDESVLNILLSMDILDDYDPYVEEEKKLKLRKKDRVHLSKKERKARKERKAIEEEMRVAEQAVSAEQREKNQAEILRLTLSLYLNVLKANTQDLIGSVLEGLSKFGHMANFDLLGDFLEVMKELIYDANLEDLSSKEVRKVLLCIVTAFSLVNNHHAMKISVDLSSFVNALYAILPNVALDADIEFSYKSLRLADPLTQKLVKPSVNVSTKAELLLKGLDHLFFRSKSGTKQRAAAFAKRLYICVLNTPEKTSVAILKFIDKLITKYPQLCGLYSTDESIGNGHFDMITDDPTRSNADAAIIMENVLLKSHFSPSVRELSKRLVQRSKDLNITNTNTNTNTNTNTNTNTNTNTNTNTNTNTNTNTNTNTNINTNTNTNTNTNTNTNTNTNTNTNTNTNTNTNTNTNTNTTTTTTTTTTLLYRF, from the exons ATGGCGagcaaaagaaaatcacaaaataaaattcagAGTAGAACCGCTAAAAAGAGAAGACAGgaagatttattattgtctcAGAATGGATTTAATGACACCGACGTTACTCAATCATCTACAGAACTAACtaacaataaaagaaaacacAATAGATCCACCTCTTCCTGGGATGACGAAGAGCAAGATTATGAATTAAAACCCCGTACCTTGAAGGGGTTTGAAAATTCAGGTTTACAAGAAGGGTTGCCTATTAAAATTGATGGTAAAATATCAAGGACTGTTAGAGAACGAAAGGAAGAAAAgtatgaagatgaagatgaaccAGAAATAGAAGATactgaagaaaaagatgaagatggagaagaagaagaagaagaagaagaagaagaagaagaagaaggaacAAAGGCAGAGGCAGATACTgaggaaaaaattatccaatTAAAGGAAGATATTGCAACATTGGCTGAAAATATTCTAGAAGAACCAGAAGAAAATGTTGAATCATTAACACGTTTAAGGAAAATGACCGAATCTAAAAATCCAAACACTTGTAAATTTTCTATGCTGGCCTTGGTTCCTGTTTTCAAATCCATTGTTCCAGGGTACAAAATTAGGCCATTAACTGAAATGGAAAAGAGGGAAAAGGTTTCTAACGACGTTGCCAAATTAAGAAGgtttgaagaaaatttagTGGCAAATTATATTGCATACGTCGATAATCTAGCCAAATTAGTTCGTGTACCAAATAATGAGGATCCAATCAAGGTAAACTTAGGAAATTTGGCTGCACATGCCGCTGGCGAATTGACAGGTAGTTTCTCGAATTTTAATCATAGCACTGAGTTGCTTACTTTGGTTATTCGTCGTATCTGTAAACCAGCTATCAGTAAAGATCCATCAGCCCATAAATTGATCAACActttagaaaatttaatgTACGACGACGATGAAGGTAACGTCACTTTAGAAATTGTGAGAATATTGTCCAAGACTGTGAAGACCAGAAATTTCAATATCGATGAATCTGTCctaaacattttattatcgATGGATATTTTAGATGATTATGATCCATATGTAGAGGAGGAGAAAAAACttaaattaagaaaaaaggatagGGTTCATTTGTCTAAAAAGGAACGTAAGgcaagaaaagaaagaaaggcTATCGAGGAAGAAATGCGTGTGGCCGAGCAAGCAGTTTCTGCCGAacaaagggaaaaaaatcaaGCTGAAATTCTAAGATTAACGTTGTCACTGTACCTAAATGTCTTGAAGGCAAATACTCAAGACTTAATAGGCTCGGTGTTAGAAGGGTTATCTAAGTTTGGTCACATGGCCAATTTTGATTTGTTGGGGGATTTTTTGGAGGTTATGAAAGAGTTGATATATGATGCAAACTTAGAAGATTTGTCCTCTAAAGAGGTGAGAAAAGTTCTTTTATGTATTGTAACTGCATTTTCATTGGTTAACAACCATCATGCAATGAAAATATCAGTAGATCTATCATCTTTTGTAAATGCTTTGTATGCAATATTGCCAAATGTAGCACTTGACGCTGATATAGAATTTTCTTACAAAAGTTTGAGATTAGCTGATCCATTGACACAAAAATTAGTCAAGCCGTCAGTAAATGTTTCGACAAAGGCAGAGCTGTTGCTAAAGGGTCTTGATCACCTGTTTTTTAGATCCAAATCAGGCACTAAGCAAAGAGCAGCTGCGTTTGCCAAAAGACTTTACATTTGTGTTTTAAATACCCCGGAAAAAACATCTGTTGCTATTCTAAAGTTTATTGATAAGCTAATAACCAAATATCCCCAATTGTGTGGATTGTATTCTACAGATGAAAGCATTGGTAATGGTCATTTCGATATGATAACTGATGACCCAACAAGGAGTAATGCGGATGCAGCTATTATAATGGAAAATGTTTTACTAAAATCACATTTTTCTCCATCTGTAAGGGAACTCTCAAAGAGATTGGTACAAAGATCCAAAGA tttaaatattactaatactaatactaatactaatactaacaCTAATACTAACACTAAcactaatactaatactaacactaatactaatactaacactaatactaatactaacaCTAACACTAACATTAACACTAACACTAACACTAACACTAACACTAACACTAACACTAACACTAACACTAACACTAACACTAACACTAACACTAACACTAACACTAACACTAACACTAACACTAACACAACCACCACCACAACCACTACCACTACACTACTATACAGATTTTag
- the MPP10 gene encoding rRNA-processing protein MPP10 (similar to Saccharomyces cerevisiae YJR002W | MPP10 | M Phase Phosphoproteins): MTHLVEVLNADPTALFNKEYLQNNISINDVKEHLDRTIKLYKTQLSVKVPLDEVTVDGLDANQVWWQSKIILDNIQSSLLEKINDLKKLLDRQEGISEEEEEEEEEEEEEEEEEEEEEEEEEEEEEEEEEEEKKTNGLSEINSDENTSDSSVPEDQFQDARDISSIIEKNKNESNEDEDKEDSKDDEFFNAEDFARKMEDAEAKGEDIFGNNKTHDEEEKEDIDYFGDMPSDEDEEALYYNDFFDEPTKNKKKNRKIQNQAKKDTLDTLKEKDLDEEEYDNIMNTVKLDLFDDAKAASSDGEGEGDTRDSKYLTTFERQQLEIQRQIAQLEKEAVAEKKWALKGEVKAKDRPDDALLAEDLEFDRTSKPVPVITSEVTESLEEMIRRRIKEYNFDDLPKRLLTDVAKFNPKPLLELSDQKSSKSLAEIYEDDYKGITEETEITEEMQKAHDEINNMFKDLMYKLDSLSSAHFVPKPVEKSLEVKVQTAAITMEDAQPLTLSSASTLAPQEVYKVGKSQNTNEITLKDGTVMSKEELSREDKRRLRRAVKRKRAKSFATNSKEPPKKTKKQNVIETLSKAKNVTVINKKGEKTDVHGNVQKSFTKNTNDLKL, from the coding sequence ATGACACATCTAGTTGAAGTTTTGAATGCTGATCCAACTGCATTGTTTAATAAAGAATACTTGCAAAACAATATTTCTATAAACGATGTAAAAGAGCATTTAGATAGGACTATCAAATTATACAAGACACAACTGTCCGTTAAGGTGCCCTTGGATGAAGTTACCGTTGATGGTTTAGATGCCAATCAAGTTTGGTGGCAATCAAAAATCATTTTGGATAATATTCAAAGTTCATTactggaaaaaataaatgatttaaaaaaattactcgATAGGCAAGAGGGTATTTctgaagaagaggaagaggaagaggaagaggaagaggaagaggaagaggaagaggaagaggaagaggaagaggaagaggaagaagaagaagaagaagaagaagaagaaaagaaaactaACGGTTTAAGTGAGATCAACTCTGATGAAAATACCAGTGATAGTAGTGTTCCTGAAGATCAGTTTCAAGATGCTCGTGATATCTCGAGTATTATcgagaaaaacaaaaatgaaagtaATGAAGACGAGGATAAAGAGGATAGTAAAGACGATGAATTTTTCAATGCAGAAGACTTTGCTAGAAAAATGGAAGATGCAGAAGCTAAAGGTGAAgatatttttggaaataacaaaacccacgatgaagaagaaaaagaggatATTGACTACTTTGGTGACATGCCCTCTGATGAAGACGAGGAAGCATTATATTACAATGACTTTTTCGATGAACCaaccaaaaacaaaaaaaagaaccgGAAAATACAGAATCAAGCTAAAAAAGATACTTTAGACACTTTGAAAGAGAAAGACCTTGATGAAGAGGAATATGACAATATTATGAATACTGTTAAGTTAGATTTATTTGATGACGCTAAAGCAGCCTCGTCTGATGGCGAAGGAGAGGGAGATACTAGGGATAGTAAGTATTTAACAACTTTTGAGCGTCAACAACTTGAAATCCAAAGACAAATAGCACagttagaaaaagaagctGTAGCTGAAAAGAAGTGGGCATTAAAGGGTGAGGTAAAGGCAAAAGACAGACCTGACGACGCGCTATTAGCCGAAGATTTAGAATTTGATAGGACATCCAAACCTGTTCCTGTAATTACCAGTGAAGTAACAGAATCTTTAGAGGAAATGATTAGGAGAAGAATCAAGGAATATAATTTTGACGATTTGCCAAAAAGACTCTTAACAGATGTTGCTAAATTTAATCCAAAACCATTACTAGAATTAAGTGACCAAAAATCTTCCAAATCCTTAGCTGAAATCTACGAAGACGATTATAAAGGAATTACTGAAGAAACAGAAATAACAGAAGAAATGCAGAAGGCGCACGATGAAATCAACAATATGTTCAAAGATTTAATGTATAAATTGGATTCTTTATCTTCAGCACACTTTGTTCCTAAACCGGTGGAAAAATCCTTGGAAGTGAAAGTGCAAACTGCTGCCATTACCATGGAAGATGCTCAGCCATTGACTCTGTCCTCTGCATCCACATTAGCTCCTCAAGAAGTATACAAGGTCGGGAAGTCACAAAATACGAATGAAATTACATTAAAGGATGGCACCGTAATGTCTAAGGAGGAATTGAGTAGGGAGGATAAGAGGAGATTGCGTAGGGCTGTTAAGAGAAAGAGGGCAAAATCATTTGCTACTAATTCCAAAGAACCACCAAAGAAAACTAAGAAACAAAACGTTATTGAAACGTTATCCAAAGCCAAGAATGTTACagttatcaataaaaaggGTGAAAAAACTGATGTGCATGGCAATGTCCAAAAATCTTTTACTAAGAATACAAatgatttaaaactttga
- the AVT1 gene encoding Avt1p (similar to Saccharomyces cerevisiae YJR001W | AVT1 | Amino acid Vacuolar Transport) has protein sequence MTGRDIEGQQTDPISSTQNNNNGIHYISIPISVVSNTNENSSNPNASDNNNNATYGSIEIRKNNNGNNGIHISRRGSIFDQPFGSFKGPNSLSRFASSFKRANSFKSVELHHDKERSFFKDGYDELYDPNTLAPSAHGRRLSLALSNSNLNGATNNRTLLQNQASISDLLSHSGNQTVFDDRDSAVSSLSPSVSGTSHVGYLNGIAANASSTNTVPFDSNSIVLKKVETKNGNVVTVLAGQSTAPQTVFNSVNVLIGIGLLALPLGMKYAGWVVGIPLLFLFAIATFCTAELLSRCLDTDPTLISYGDLGYAAFGAKGRALISLLFTFDLMGSGVSLFILFGDSLNALFPQYSVTFFKLIGFLIIAPQSFVPLSVLSNVSLLGIISTTGTVVVIFLSGLYKSTSPGSLINPMPTHLFPKSFNDFCLSIGLLSACWGGHAIFPNLKTDMRHPEKFKDCLKTTYSITSVTDIGTAILGFLMFGSSVMDEVTKSVLLTQGYPNFVYFLISALMAIIPIAKTPLNAMPIVSILDRLMGIHNVQLDFERGTFKYYGALFLGGFNKLMVNLIFLLVSIQLPAFDKLIAFIGAGLCFMICFILPCLFYLRICRERVKPWERVACHVTIVVSAVLAVLGIGAAIFH, from the coding sequence ATGACTGGTAGAGACATCGAAGGGCAACAAACAGACCCAATATCGTCAACtcaaaacaataacaacggTATTCATTATATCTCGATTCCGATCTCTGTTGTTTCGAATACCAACGAGAACTCATCAAATCCAAATGCATCcgataacaataataatgccaCTTATGGTTCAATAGAAATAAGAAAGAATAACAACGGCAATAATGGCATTCACATAAGCAGACGTGGCTCTATTTTTGATCAACCTTTTGGTTCATTTAAGGGACCGAATTCTTTGAGTAGATTTGCTTCTTCTTTCAAAAGAGccaattcttttaaatcgGTTGAACTACATCACGATAAAGAAAGATCCTTTTTCAAAGATGGTTATGATGAACTATATGACCCAAACACACTAGCTCCAAGTGCACATGGTAGAAGATTATCATTGGCTTTAAGCAACAGCAATTTGAATGGTGCAACCAACAACAGGACTTTATTGCAGAACCAAGCTTCGATTTctgatttattatcacaTTCGGGCAATCAAACAGTTTTTGATGATCGCGATTCTGCGGTTTCAAGTTTATCACCGTCTGTTTCCGGTACAAGTCATGTTGGTTATTTGAACGGGATTGCTGCTAATGCCAGTTCTACTAACACTGTTCCATTTGACAGTAACTctattgttttaaaaaaggtaGAAACCAAGAACGGAAACGTTGTTACTGTGTTGGCAGGGCAGTCCACTGCGCCTCAAACCGTTTTCAATTCTGTTAATGTTTTAATCGGAATTGGCTTGTTGGCCTTGCCACTAGGTATGAAATATGCCGGGTGGGTTGTTGGTATTCCATTGTTATTTCTGTTTGCAATCGCCACTTTTTGTACCGCAGAATTGTTGTCCAGATGTTTAGACACTGATCCAACATTAATTTCGTACGGTGATTTAGGATATGCTGCTTTTGGTGCTAAGGGTCGTGCGTTAATTTCCTTGTTGTTTACTTTTGACTTGATGGGCAGTGGTGTTTccttgtttattttatttggtgACTCGCTCAATGCTCTTTTCCCTCAATACTCAGTGACATTTTTCAAGCTTATTGggtttttaattattgcTCCTCAGAGTTTTGTTCCGTTAAGTGTTTTATCCAATGTTTCACTGTTGGGAATAATATCCACAACTGGgactgttgttgttatctTTTTAAGTGGTCTTTACAAGTCTACATCGCCAGGATCTTTAATAAACCCAATGCCAACACACTTATTTCCTAAATCATTTAATGACTTTTGTTTATCCATCGGATTGTTGTCGGCTTGTTGGGGTGGCCATGCGATCTTTCCCAATTTGAAAACAGACATGAGACATCCTGAAAAATTTAAGGACTGTTTGAAAACTACCTATTCAATAACATCTGTAACTGATATTGGGACTGCCATTCTTGGGTTTTTAATGTTTGGCTCCAGCGTCATGGACGAAGTTACTAAGAGTGTGTTGTTGACTCAAGGGTACCCtaattttgtttactttttaatttctgcTTTGATGGCTATAATTCCTATTGCCAAAACTCCCTTGAACGCCATGCCAATCGTATCTATATTGGATAGATTGATGGGTATTCATAACGTTCAGCTTGACTTTGAAAGGGGGACTTTTAAATACTACGGTGCTTTGTTCTTGGGCGGATTTAATAAGCTTATGGTGAaccttatttttttgttagttTCCATTCAACTACCAGCATTCGATAAACTAATCGCATTTATTGGTGCAGGATTATGTTTTatgatttgttttattttaccatGCCTGTTTTATTTAAGGATATGTAGGGAAAGAGTTAAACCATGGGAGAGAGTTGCTTGTCATGTGACTATTGTGGTCAGTGCAGTTCTGGCTGTTTTAGGTATTGGTGCTGCAATCTTTCATTGA
- a CDS encoding polyadenylate-binding protein (similar to Saccharomyces cerevisiae YIR001C | SGN1 | Slower Growth on Non-fermentable carbon sources), with the protein MSEEQSQLLSNSETRTSTIAEETAKLLQLQQDIANLEKQNAHQASGIIIGTTVPSLQHDSVPVIHNNDGNSNGSVGTVGVLTPTSSGVIGHTVASPSSQPVIDYAAKEQVDSRSVYVGNVDYSTTPEELQQLFKEKVSVVQRVTILTNKVTGQPKGYAYVEFGDPLDVAKALDLDGYEFKGRQLKINSKRTNIPGMKRGGFRGGRGGRGGFRGGFRGGFRGGRGGSSRGRFSPY; encoded by the coding sequence ATGTCCGAAGAACAAAGCCAACTTTTAAGCAATAGTGAGACTCGTACAAGTACCATCGCTGAAGAAACAGCAAAGTTGTTACAATTACAACAAGACATAGCCAACctagaaaaacaaaatgccCATCAAGCTTCCGGTATCATAATTGGGACAACAGTACCCAGTCTACAACACGACTCTGTGCCAGTGATACACAACAACGACGGAAATAGTAATGGTTCTGTGGGCACTGTAGGTGTCCTGACTCCAACTAGCTCAGGTGTCATTGGCCATACTGTTGcttctccttcttctcAACCTGTAATTGACTATGCTGCAAAAGAGCAAGTTGATTCCAGATCAGTTTATGTCGGAAATGTAGATTATAGTACCACACCGGAAGAATTACAACAGTtgtttaaagaaaaagttagtGTTGTGCAGAGGGTTACCatattaacaaataaagtGACTGGGCAGCCTAAGGGTTATGCTTATGTAGAATTTGGAGATCCTTTAGATGTGGCCAAAGCTTTAGATTTAGATGGATACGAATTCAAAGGCCGTCAactaaaaattaattctaAAAGAACAAATATACCTGGTATGAAACGTGGCGGTTTCAGGGGTGGTAGAGGCGGCAGAGGTGGTTTCAGAGGTGGTTTCAGGGGTGGTTTCAGAGGTGGTAGGGGTGGTTCTAGTAGAGGAAGATTTTCACCATATTAG
- a CDS encoding uncharacterized protein (similar to Saccharomyces cerevisiae YLR001C | putative protein of unknown function): MGFKSFKFFLQKFFVLQLLFLLAKCKIDNTDPQEPPEFTTVIDLLSQNVMFSRFLLQVQRHGYIDYLNGLDNFTLLAPINSAFTYSNYEDDFEFDIDEYIVYNNVIKVDENYNRNESFLIKSGVKIPFIWNHFYQQEADKLQIQLYRSSITDKIRVLDFNYIPTLQNASMHSIDKLLPLMHPPTLPQLLETYSLENHGNISFIKKFVNDSKETFSELLNDTTLLVPSDKTLNKQFKDIEVNYLLLDEKDISNPSSGLVLKADRIKLLENLNILGMHVGLCNVDEKKETTVKFLNGKSGKITFNAFQNIIINDDMFSSSGPQITFSSPEVNEITSENVVYFFDDMSDLSYNITFNTEKYLLSLNAFEFINELYIRHLECLINDQSFNRNITLFVSVPQMNKGLANDDYLINSGAKASSGGFTKHQLIYHFLEDTIWLNETFHSDNSLLMRSARLVNSMFCDNNALMGGNCQKLKLSKLSNNNNDDNNAIYRVNNKAQVINNTPLQVGSTLIYLVDNDFSLPGNIIQSVSSFFHCSKSLLFLDQLNLLDLKPNKHGYTIFLPCYDSWDDLELNLDYIKSNVTALSMVMKNYIFEGLFYSDTELKNYTFKNLLGGNVQLNVDSCNEDTVDISISSINTNGGNLTIGKNRDIIFEQGVVHPLDKLYFPLDLDITLSALIKTTGSSEYLLFFEKFPNLNVIFEHNLPNSILVPTESSLLLDGDEMSLNSSRLEDTLKMHIISTNSTASILNCGRDIMTEYGEELVCKEVSPGNYFIKLKNSVADKEVRVLKKGCSTNNNTSCIFVIDRPLSLNWLNKEKPYHLHLPYISFAMGIIIGIFGLVFIYFLIMHEVSKRSTYSSLTPILSPSSSHLNTEPSLSNVQTGNSEIDNEGENANLRTPLLQAHLARRPSSSNSNYQSMINSERNQGFENHYSQNSLSNPIEVRKKRSVIDSTGNV; encoded by the coding sequence ATGGgatttaaatcttttaaattctttctccaaaagttttttgttttacaattattatttttgttggcCAAATGTAAAATTGATAATACCGATCCACAGGAACCACCTGAATTCACAACTGTAATAGATTTACTTTCCCAAAATGTTATGTTTTCTcgatttttattacaagtTCAACGTCACGGATATatagattatttaaatggGTTAGACAATTTTACCTTATTGGCACCAATAAACTCTGCCTTTACCTATTCAAACTATGAGGATGACTTCGAATTTGATATCGATGAATATATAGTATATAACAATGTTATAAAAGTGGATGAAAATTATAACAGAAACGAatcctttttaattaaatccGGTGTTAAAATTCCGTTCATTTGGAACCATTTCTATCAGCAAGAAGCAGATAAGTTGCAAATCCAATTATACAGATCGTCCATTACTGATAAAATTCGTGTTTTGGATTTTAATTACATTCCTACTTTGCAAAATGCAAGTATGCACTCAATAGACAAATTGTTACCTTTAATGCATCCCCCAACTTTACCACAACTTCTTGAAACTTATTCACTAGAAAACCATGGAAATATTAgctttataaaaaaatttgttaatgACAGCAAAGAAACTTTTTCTGAGCTATTAAACGATACCACCCTATTGGTACCTTCTGATAAAACTCTAAATAAACAGTTTAAAGATATTGAAGTAAACTATCTTTTGTTAGACGAGAAGGATATTTCAAATCCTTCGTCGGGTTTGGTTTTAAAAGCTGATAGAATAAAGCTACTGGAAAACCTAAACATACTTGGGATGCATGTTGGCCTTTGTAATGTGGatgagaaaaaagaaacaactgtcaaatttttaaatgggAAAAGCGGTAAAATAACGTTTAATGCtttccaaaatattattataaatgaCGACATGTTTTCAAGTTCAGGGCCTCAAATTACATTTTCTAGCCCCGAGGTAAATGAAATAACGAGCGAAAACGTAgtctatttttttgatgacATGAGCGACTTGTCATATAATATAACTTTTAATACAGAGAAATATTTGTTAAGTTTGAACGCCTTTGAGTTTATCAATGAACTCTACATTAGACATTTGGAATGTTTAATTAACGACCAATCCTTCAACAGAAATAttactttatttgtttCTGTTCCCCAAATGAATAAGGGTCTTGCTAACGATGACTACTTAATCAATTCGGGTGCAAAGGCATCGTCAGGCGGATTCACTAAACACCAGTTGATCTACCATTTTTTGGAAGATACTATTTGGTTGAATGAAACATTCCATTCTGACAACTCTCTATTGATGCGAAGTGCAAGACTTGTTAATTCTATGTTCTGCGACAATAATGCTTTGATGGGTGGTAATTGTCAAAAACTAAAACTTTCCAAACTttcaaataacaataacgaTGATAATAACGCTATATATcgtgttaataataaagccCAAGTTATAAATAACACTCCTTTACAGGTAGGAAGTACTTTGATATATTTGGTAGACAACGATTTTTCATTGCCAGGTAATATTATTCAGTCCGTCAGCTCTTTTTTCCATTGTTCCAAATCTTTGTTGTTCTTAGACCAATTAAATTTACTGGATTTGAAACCTAATAAGCACGGctatacaatttttttaccttGCTATGATTCATGGGATGATTTGGAGTTGAATTTGGATTACATCAAAAGTAATGTCACTGCACTAAGTATGGttatgaaaaattatatttttgaaggTTTGTTCTACTCTGATACTGAATTGAAAAACTacacttttaaaaatctgTTGGGGGGAAATGTTCAATTAAATGTGGACAGCTGTAACGAAGACACAGTGGATATTTCTATCAGCTCAATCAATACCAATGGCGGCAACTTAACTATTGGTAAGAACAGAGATATTATTTTCGAACAAGGTGTGGTTCATCCCTTAGATAAGCTTTATTTCCCATTAGACTTGGATATCACATTGAGTGCTTTGATCAAGACCACAGGATCTAGTGAGTATTTGCtgttttttgaaaaatttccAAACTTGAATGTTATATTTGAACATAACTTGCCAAATTCCATATTAGTTCCAACTGAAAGCTCGTTGCTATTGGACGGTGATGAAATGTCGTTAAACTCTAGCCGCTTAGAAGATACGCTAAAGATGCATATCATTTCTACCAATTCAACCGCAAGCATTTTGAATTGTGGTCGAGACATAATGACTGAATACGGCGAAGAATTGGTATGTAAGGAAGTGTCACCAGGCAACTATTTTATAAAGTTGAAGAATTCGGTGGCTGACAAAGAGGTAAGAGTTTTGAAGAAGGGTTGTTCCACTAATAACAACACATCCTGTATATTTGTTATAGATCGGCCACTTTCATTAAATTGgttaaataaagaaaagccCTATCATTTGCACTTACCTTATATTTCATTTGCCATGGGTATAATTATTGGAATTTTTGGCTTGGTTTTCATATATTTCCTGATCATGCATGAAGTTTCAAAAAGGAGCACCTATTCATCCTTGACTCCTATTTTATCGCCATCATCGTCTCACCTGAATACTGAGCCTTCTTTATCAAATGTACAAACTGGAAACAGCGAAATTGATAATGAAGGTGAAAATGCAAATTTAAGGACACCTTTACTTCAAGCACACTTGGCAAGAAGGCCATCGTCTTCGAATAGTAATTACCAAAGCATGATAAACTCCGAAAGAAACCAGGGGTTTGAAAATCATTACTCCCAAAATTCTTTATCTAATCCGATCGAagttagaaaaaaaagatctgTTATTGACAGTACTGGTAATGTGTAA
- the SHG1 gene encoding Shg1p (similar to Saccharomyces cerevisiae YBR258C | SHG1 | Set1c Hypothetical G) yields MENNTIKDSTPEKIATNFKKKGYFDNIKKEIINNHKSISGNQTIQEYITESVTKFVQDMVYKDHSLLFKNNKATSMSLIESKYFKANKPNIDELIKTTITDNSEVKKIIEAQLQELVEFSDPSK; encoded by the coding sequence ATGGAAAACAACACAATTAAAGACTCAACACCGGAGAAAATTGCAACAAACTTTAAGAAGAAAGgttattttgataatatcaaaaaggaaataatcAATAATCATAAAAGCATATCGGGCAACCAAACTATACAGGAATATATTACAGAATCTGTAACTAAATTTGTTCAAGATATGGTGTACAAAGATCATTCCTtactatttaaaaacaacaaagcAACATCGATGTCATTAATAGAATCAAAGTATTTCAAAGCAAACAAACCAAACATAGATGAGCTTATAAAGACTACGATCACTGACAATTCggaagttaaaaaaataatagaagCACAGCTTCAAGAGCTTGTAGAGTTTTCGGATCCTagtaaataa